A section of the Leminorella richardii genome encodes:
- a CDS encoding YjiG family protein — translation MSNESKPMITDVFVAGARKGWGIATSSTLPNVLMAFVIIKALEITGALKGLGFIFAPLMNLFGLPGEAAAVLIGGWMSMGGGIGVAVSLYANGTLSGEHLAILAPAIYLMGSQIQYAGRILGVIGTKASKIPVMIVVSVINAFIAMFLMKIFIG, via the coding sequence ATGTCAAATGAAAGCAAGCCTATGATTACCGACGTTTTCGTCGCTGGCGCTCGCAAAGGATGGGGGATCGCAACGTCAAGCACCCTGCCAAACGTACTGATGGCTTTCGTCATCATCAAGGCGTTAGAAATTACCGGTGCCCTGAAAGGCCTGGGCTTTATCTTTGCTCCGCTGATGAACCTGTTCGGCCTACCGGGCGAAGCCGCTGCGGTACTTATCGGCGGCTGGATGTCCATGGGCGGCGGTATCGGTGTTGCCGTAAGCCTGTATGCCAACGGCACGCTGAGCGGTGAGCACTTGGCCATTCTGGCTCCGGCTATCTACCTGATGGGTTCTCAAATTCAATACGCAGGTCGTATTCTTGGCGTTATCGGAACTAAGGCCAGCAAGATCCCTGTCATGATCGTTGTGTCAGTGATTAACGCCTTTATTGCCATGTTCCTGATGAAAATCTTCATTGGCTAA
- the gpt gene encoding xanthine phosphoribosyltransferase: MSEKYIVTWDMLQIEARKLATRLLPREQWKGIIAVSRGGLVPAALLARELSIRYVDTVCISSYDHDNQREMNVLKRAEGDGEGFIVVDDLVDTGGTAKAIRDMYPKARFVTIFAKPAGKPLVDDYVVDIPQDTWIEQPWDMGITFVKPIGDR, translated from the coding sequence ATGAGCGAAAAATACATCGTCACTTGGGATATGTTACAGATAGAAGCCCGTAAACTGGCTACTCGTCTGCTGCCTAGAGAACAGTGGAAAGGCATTATTGCCGTTAGTCGCGGCGGCCTGGTGCCAGCGGCGCTTTTAGCCCGCGAGCTCAGCATTCGCTACGTGGATACCGTTTGTATCTCCAGCTATGACCACGACAACCAGCGTGAAATGAATGTGCTCAAGCGGGCAGAAGGGGACGGTGAAGGTTTCATCGTCGTTGACGACCTGGTTGATACTGGCGGAACGGCTAAGGCCATTCGCGATATGTACCCGAAAGCGCGCTTTGTGACTATTTTCGCCAAGCCGGCCGGTAAGCCGCTGGTGGACGACTATGTGGTTGATATCCCGCAGGACACTTGGATTGAGCAGCCGTGGGATATGGGCATCACTTTTGTTAAGCCTATCGGCGATCGCTGA
- a CDS encoding M20 family metallopeptidase, translating into MQLEKYLDELRPLVNVDCGTQTTEGVAVIADIMAKKYQDLGWHAEIVDLGKEVGPGVFATNKPNATQYDVLLVGHMDTVFPPGTAAERPMSTDATRLYGPGAADMKSGLMNILWALRALDDKDIERLSIAVTMNPDEETGSVYSHEWIGKYAKQSRCVLVAEAARADGSLVKARKGMIRYCIDFHGRAAHAGNSPEKGRSAITELANWVLAINQLGNKELGTTLNVGVIKGGDAANIVPDKAQAVVDVRFWNNDEYHRISKAINDMATRAYVEDVTATVTELAHTPAMSPSEDTEKLMALVEKCGKEEDIAINWLAVGGGSDANHTAALGVPSLDGFGPIGADFHSSTEYVELDSIIPRIKLLSRILKSL; encoded by the coding sequence ATGCAGTTAGAAAAATATCTTGATGAACTTCGCCCTTTAGTCAACGTGGACTGCGGTACGCAAACCACTGAAGGCGTTGCCGTTATTGCCGATATTATGGCTAAAAAATACCAAGACCTGGGCTGGCATGCAGAAATTGTCGACTTAGGTAAAGAAGTCGGCCCTGGCGTTTTCGCAACCAACAAACCAAACGCCACCCAGTACGACGTCCTGCTGGTAGGCCATATGGATACCGTATTCCCACCGGGAACCGCTGCAGAAAGACCGATGTCAACCGACGCAACACGTCTGTATGGCCCCGGCGCAGCAGACATGAAGTCTGGCCTGATGAACATTCTTTGGGCGCTGCGCGCGCTGGACGACAAAGACATAGAGCGTCTGTCCATTGCCGTAACCATGAACCCAGACGAAGAAACCGGCTCCGTTTACTCTCACGAGTGGATTGGCAAGTATGCCAAGCAAAGCCGCTGTGTGCTGGTAGCAGAAGCAGCGCGCGCCGACGGTTCACTGGTCAAGGCTCGTAAAGGCATGATCCGCTATTGCATCGACTTCCACGGTCGCGCTGCTCACGCGGGCAACTCGCCGGAAAAAGGCCGTTCTGCGATTACCGAGCTGGCCAACTGGGTACTGGCGATTAACCAACTGGGCAATAAAGAACTGGGCACTACGCTAAACGTTGGCGTCATTAAAGGCGGCGATGCGGCTAACATCGTTCCAGACAAAGCTCAGGCCGTTGTTGACGTTCGCTTCTGGAACAACGACGAGTATCATCGCATCAGTAAAGCCATCAACGATATGGCTACCCGTGCCTATGTGGAGGACGTCACAGCGACCGTCACCGAGCTGGCGCATACGCCTGCTATGTCACCGAGTGAAGACACTGAAAAACTGATGGCGCTGGTGGAGAAATGCGGTAAAGAAGAAGATATTGCCATTAACTGGCTTGCCGTTGGCGGAGGCTCTGACGCCAACCACACCGCCGCGCTGGGCGTTCCTTCTCTGGACGGTTTCGGTCCTATCGGCGCTGACTTCCACAGCTCAACGGAATACGTTGAACTGGACAGCATTATCCCGCGTATCAAGCTACTGAGCCGAATTTTGAAGTCGCTCTAA